In Cyclobacteriaceae bacterium, the DNA window TTTCACATCAAGGTATTCAGCTTCAAGGCGAACCGCCTCAATTGTTGAGATCGCTCCTACTTCAAGTTGCTTGCGGGTCGCATCCATTAACTTATTGTAATTCAGTATTACCTGCTGATAGAGAATTTGTTTTGATTGAAGAGCAGCGAGGTCACTGTATTTGCTACCAAGTTCATAGAGAAGGCTACGGATGACATCTTCCATTTGCTTCTCAGCCATTTCAACACCAATTCTGGCAAGTCTTACGGAGTTTGTGTGCTTTCCTGCAATCGAGAACGTTTGTTCAAACTGCCACAAGGATTGGTTTCGTAAAGCGAAGTATTCATTTGTCTCCTGGTTGTACATGTCCCCGTTCACAATAAAGTTGGGGTTATTCCAAACCTTTGCCTGAATTACTTTTGCTTTGGCAATGTTGATTTCATAATAAGATGCCAACATGCTAAGATTATAATTCAGCATTCTCTGTTTTGCTTCCTGATAGCTCAGCACGGTATCACGCGATTGCGCTTTCACAAGCGACACGATCGAAGCAAAAATCAAAAGACATGCAAATCTTTTCATACGATAAAATTGAAAAACTGATAAATAAATTATGATCTATTGACACACGGTCAATTGTTCACGCTGGCGGAATCGCCAAAAGAAAATGGGGTGGACTTAAATGATAATCGCTCCGAAATCAATAAATAATTTCTTGGAGGGGAGATTTAATTGATCAGCCTTTAAGTAGGCTTCATGCTCTCTGAGTGAAAGCTGATGGAAATAATAGTGAGGAGTCTGTTGGCAGAAAAGAGTGGTGTTGGACCGGCTCTCTTCCTGAAATGTAATTTTTACGCTTTCACGAAATTCATGTGCATTTGCCTGTGAAAATTCAACAAATTGAGCTTTTTCCTGCGGAACTTTTACCGCCTTCTCCACCTGGGAAAAGCTCCTGGATGAACACAGCAGTGTCAGCAGGATGAGTGTGAGCGATAAAAGCCTTTTGATTTTCACGTCGTAAATCTAGTTATATTTTGAAATTATAGGACAGCCAAAATGAAAGAGGCTTCGAAGCAAACCTTGGTCATAAACTCGCAAACGTTTGAACCCATCCCCATTAGATTCTGCGATGACAAAAATGTCACTCATAAGAGGTACATAATTTTTAGAACATTGAAAATTTCATTTCAGGGTTCTATTCTTGTCAGCAAGAAAACCGGCATTTCCTTAGATTAGGCCTTTATGAACATCGCAATAGATATTGGCAACACTTCAATAAAAGCAGGAGTTTTCGATCAAAGCTTCTTATTGAAGAAACACACGGTCACCGGTCTGTCAGAACTCTATTCATTACTAAATGAAATTCAACCCGAAAACCTTATCGTGAGCTCTGTAAGAAATAACGGAGAAGAAGTCCTGGCTGACCATTCAATAAATGGCGCCAAATTAATTTTGAATTCAAAACTTTCTCTCCCTATTCTTAATCACTATGACACACCTGAAACTTTGGGTGTTGATCGAATTGCAGCAGCCTGTGGAGCCAATATGATGTTTCCTAAACAAAATGTGCTTGTTATTGATGCCGGAACCTGCATCAACTATGAATTCATTAATAACAAAGGTGAATATAAAGGCGGGGCGATCTCACCCGGTGTGCAGATGCGCTTTGAAGCGATGCATCATTTTACAGCCAAATTACCTAACGCGACTCCTACCCAGAATTTCCCCCTGACAGGAAGCAATACATTGACATCCCTTCAAAGTGGGGTGATGAATGGGGTACTTGAAGAAATAAAAGGAACCATTGCCCGTTACCAATCTGAATACCACGATCTGAGGGTGATTTTGTGCGGCGGGGATGCTCATTTTTTTGAAAACCATCTGAATCCTACCATCTTTGTGGCCCCCGATCTGGTTTTAATGGGCCTGAACAGCATTCTGTTATATAATGTCACTTCGTAAAATTCAATTCTGCCTTCTGATAAGTTTCCTGTTGTACAGCTCACTAGCGGCAGGGCAGGCAGCACGCAGCCCTTTTTCATCCTTTGGTGTAGGTGAGCAATTCAGTACCGCATTGACCCAGAATATGGGAATGGGAGGCACAGGTATCAGTAATCATACTTACTGGTATGTCAACAATATGAACCCCTCGTTGCTGGTTTATAATCGCCTTACTACGTTCCAGGCAGGTATAATTGGAGAGCAAAGAACCCAGAATTCAAGTACCGGAAGTGAAAACAGTGGAAGTGGTAATCTGAATTACCTTGCCCTGGCTATCCCTATCAAACTCAACAAATGGACTACCTCCCTGACCTTAATGCCTTATACAAGGAATAACTTCCTTTTAAAGTACTCAGCCCCCATAAACAATGACCCCAATAATTTTGTAAATGTTACAGAGCAAGGCTCAGGAGGCGTAAATCAGGTTACATGGTCTAATGGAGTAAGTGTAAATGACAACTTTCGTGTCGGGTTGAAATCTGCTTACCTGTTCGGAGCCGTGATAAATGAATTCACGAATGTTATTACCAACTTCCCGATTGCAGTCGCTCCAAGTGTTTACGAAAGAAGTTCTGTTTCAGGCTTTCAATTCTCCCCTGCTGCCTCCTATCATATTGATTCTCTGTTTAACAATAAATACAGGCTTAACTTCGGAGCCGTTTATGATTTTGGAACTACATTAAACACAACATTCTTTCAACGATTGGATCGCCTCAATTCTTCCGGTCAGATCATTGATTCTGCTGCACTCATTCCAAACAAGCCAGGAAAAATAACCCTTCCGCAAAGCGTTGCATTCGGAGTTTCAATTTCAAGAGCCAGTAAATGGACCGCATCTCTTGATGGATTTTATTCAGACTATTCAAGCTACAGAGCACTTGATGGTACAAATCCGTATAGTGGTTCAAACTGGAGAGTAGGAGCAGGATTTGAATTGATTCCTGATGGAGCTTCACTTAGCAGCTACCTGAAGCGCGCTACGTACCGAACAGGTGTAAGCTATGAAAATTACCCCTATTTGGTGAATGGCAACGGGGTTAAGGATTTTGGCATTACTTTTGGATTATCCCTCCCGGTGGGCAGATATTCGAGTTTGGACGTTGCTTTGAAAGTGGGGAAAAAGGGTGATAAGGCTTTAAATAATATTGAAGAGAATTATTTAAAACTTTATTTTGGCATAACATTTATGGATCAATGGTTTATTAAAAGAAGATTTGACTAACAGTAACTCAACAACAACTATGAAATTGAAATTAATAACAATGGCTCTTGTGGCAATGTGCTTTGCAGCAGCACACACTACGGCCGTTGCTCAGTGCAAAGAATTCATCTGGCCAGAGAACAGGGCAAAGGCTGATGAAAGTGTGGCCTTATGGTCTGACGCGATCAAGCAAGGTCACTATCGTTCTGCAACTCCTGGCATTCAGTGGATGCTTGCTAATGCTCCTAAATGGAACACAAAGCTTTACATTGATGGCGCTGACATCTATGATAAGCTGACTGAAAAGGAAACAGACCCAACAAAGAAGAAGGTATTATTAGATTCATTGATGATGATCTATGATATGCGCATTCAAAATTGCGGAGACGAAGTTAATGTCACTAACCGCAAGGTGTATGCTTCTTATAAATACAACTTCAAATCAAAAGAAAATCTGCCAGCACTATTGGCTGCTTATGATAAGGTCTTTGAAATGAGTGGCAATAAAGTAACTGATGGAAATCTGGTTGCCTACATGACAGTCGTTAAAAATAATCAGACCCTTTTCAAGAATCTTACAGATGAACAAATCCTGGCTCGTTATGATAAGATCATTGCGGTAACTGATGCCAAAATTGCAGCAGCAACAAAACCAGAAGATGTTACCAAGCTTAAAGGATTTAAGGATGCGGTTGACGGAATCCTGACCGGCCTTGTCAAGGTGGATTGTGATTTCGTGAAAAAGAATCTTGCTCCTAAGTTCAAACAGAATCCTGATGACCTTGGATTGGCTAAAAAAATCTTCAATTTCATGTTGCAAGGTAAATGTACTGATGATCCGCTTTGGCTGGAATCACTTGAAGCGATTGATCGTCTGAACACTGAAAAAGATTTTGGTTTGAAGAAGACCCTTGCTGGTAGATATCTTGCCGCTGGTGATCTGGCAAAAGCCGCAGCCAAATACAAAGAAGCTTTGGAGATTGCTAACAACAACAAAGACAAGTCTGAAGCTACTATGTACCTTGGAATGATTGAATCCAAGAATGGGAATTATGCTTCTGCCCGCGAAACATATCGCCAGGCAGCGAGTCTTGATGCATCCAACAAGGAAGCTTACGAAAAGATCGGTGACCTTTATTACAACAGCTTTGATAACTGCTCCAAGAAACAATCACAGGCTGAGGATCGCCTCATCTACATTGCAGCTTATGATATGTATCAGCGCGCTGGCAACAGCCAGTTGATGTCAAGAGCAAAAGCTCAGTTCCCTTCAAAAGAAGATATCTTCCTTTTGAACTGGCTGGTCGGATCTAACCAGCAAGTGAAGTGCTGGATCAATGAAACCGTAAGTCTTAGAACAAGAGATTAATTTATCATGTAAATATTAAAGGCCTCCCGAGATTTCGGGGGGCCTTTTCATTTAAGCTTATGAACAACGTACGTGTTCTTCTTTTGATCTTAATGATCCTGTCAGGCTGCCGTCAGAAGGAGACACCTTTGCCTGTTGAGTATACCGGGCCACTAAGTGAGATGGGTGATGTGGATCTCATGTATTCTGAAAAAGATCACATTCGCGTTAAGATGAAGGCGAAGAAGATATTAGAGTATAAAAACGGCGACCAGGAATTTCCTGAAGGACTTTATCTCGAATTCTATAATGAGATGGGGGTTTTAACATCAACCCTGAAAGCTAATCATGCCTTCTTCTTTAAAGATCAGGACTTGTGGAGAGGTCGTGAAAAAGTAGAAGTGATCAATCTTGAAAAGAAGCAACAGCTTAATACCGAAGAATTGTTCTGGAAGCGCGACACACAGAAGATCTACACAGAAAAGTTTGTCACGATCAAACTTGAAAACGAAATCATCTACGGCACAGGACTCGATGCTGCACAGGATCTCTCTACCTACACGATCCGGAAAATCGTTAACAGTGAATTTAATATTCAGGATTAGAATTTCGCGCCAAGGCTTTTGAGATTCACAACGTCTCAAAAAATCGTATTTTTACAACCCCATGAAACTTTTAGACACTATTATACTCTCTCTGGGTGTAGTCTTTATAATTATCGGTGCATACGAGGTAATGTCTGTTGGACTTAAAAGCGCCTACCCTTATCTCATGGTTGCCCTTCTGATGATCTTCTGGTTTACCTATCGCAAAATATCCAAGATGTGATGGAATCATTGTATCCATGGATCATTACTTCTCTTGTCTTCTCTTTCTTTTTTTCAGGGATTGAGATCGCTTTTCTTTCTGCCAATCGGTTGCAGATTGAGCTGCAAGGCAAGCAGGGCGTTTGGTCCGGAAAGATCATGTCGTATTTCATGCAAAACCCATCCAGGTTTATAGGAACTACACTAATTGGAAATACACTTGCCTTGGTTGTTTTCGGTAATAACATGGCTTTGTTGTTCGCTCCTGTTCTCACCGAAACTCTTCCGGAGTCATTTAGCAATGAGCCTTCAATCTTGCTGATTCAAACCGTTCTATCAACGCTGCTAATACTATTCACAGCAGAGTTTCTCCCCAAGAGTCTATTCATGATCAATCCCAATCTCGTACTCTACGCATTGGCATTGCCTTTTGTGATAACCTATGTGATCCTCGCTCCTTTCACATTTACGATTGTGAATCTTTCCAAGCTTGTCATAAAGTATATTCTGAGATTGGAATATTCTGAAGCAACACCACTTTTTGGGTTAACCGATTTGAATAATTATTTACGAAACATGCAGAAGGTTAGTCATGAAGATGAAGAAATCGAGTTGGACAAAAAGATTTTGCACAATGCGATGGAATTCAAAAAGGTGAAGGTCAGGGAATGCATGGTGCCCAGAACAGAGATCATGGCTATCGATCTTGAAGATGGAATTGAAAAGCTTCGTACTGCATTTGTGGAAAGCGGTCACTCCAAAATTGTTATTTATCGAGACAGCATAGACGATGTGATCGGCTATTGTCACTCTGCGGCATTGTTTAAGAACCCATCCACTTTACAGGAAATTCTGACACCCATCAGTATTGTCACAGAGACCACGATGGCAAACGACATGATGGTGCAGCTGATAAAGGAGAGAAGAAGTCTCGCTATTGTGGTAGATGAGTTTGGCGGCACAGCAGGATTGGTTAGCATGGAAGATGTAATTGAAGAAATCTTCGGAGATATTGAAGACGAGCATGATGCTGATGATCTGATAGAGCAGACGCTGGATGAAAGCACCTATCTGTTCAGTGCCAGACTTGAAGTAGATTATCTGAATGAAAAATATCTCTGGCAGCTCCCGATCGGGGATTACGAAACCCTTGGCGGATTGATACTCTCCTACACAGAAGATTTTCCTCAAAAGGGAGAAATTCTTCATGTGGGGCCTTTCATTTTTACGATTCAGTCGACCAAAGGCAATGGAATCGACACGGTCAAGGTGAAGGTTGAAAAAGAGGTTATTGAGGAGTAGAAATAGCTGATTATCAAGGGAATTCCCCCTTCCTGAATACTTTTGGATGCACTTTGCCGAATACACCAAACGGTTTAAATTTGCGGCTCTTTTGCCAATTGGTGTGGCACAGGATTAACCCGATTATCATTAATTATTCAGTTGTATGGCATTAATAAGCACGTTAAGAACGAAGATGACCAAGTGGGTCGTGGGAGCAATAGCATTATCGATGGGTGCATTTATCGTTGGAAGTGATCTATTTGGAAGCGGTCAGAGATCTATTTTCAGTGGAAGCGAACGAGAGATCGGAGAAATTGCAGGCAATGCCATCTCTGTGGATGAATACAACTTGGTCATTCAGGAACGCGAAAATAATTACATACGGAACTTTGGCCGCCAGGCTGGAGAGCGTGAACGCGCAACATTACAGGCACAAGCGTGGGAATTGTTAATCTCCCGCAACGCGATCACTCCTCAATATGAAAAAGTAGGAGTAAAAGTTTCCGATAAGGAAGTCGAAGATATGGTTTGGGGAAAGAATATTGACGAAGGGATCAAGACAGCGTTCCTTGATTCAGCAGGAAAATTCAATAGACCAAGATTGATCGAATATCTTCAAAGTGTTGCTGATATGCCTGCAGGTTCAGAAGCAAGAGATCGTTGGGATGCCTTCAAGGGTGATTTGAAAGCTGGTCGTGAACGTCTTAAGTATGAAAACCTAGTTGCTAAAACTGTTTATGTAACAGAAGCTGAAGCTGAACGTGATTATCACAATCAGAATGACGTTGTGGAAGTTAAATATTTGTACGTTCCATCGTTCTCCATCAAAGAAGGAGATGTGAATGTAAAAGATTCAGATCTTAAGGAGTATTACGAAAAGAACAAGAAGAAATACAAAGTAGAGAATACACGGAGCCTTAGTTATGTTTCGTTTCAGGTAGCTGCTTCCAAAGAGGATTCATTGGCTATTCGTGAAGAAATGACTGTGTTGAGCACAGAATTCAAAACCATCACTGAGGATTCACTCTTTGCTTCTTCTAACTCTGATGGCACTACACCTTTTTCAAAGTACACCATTTCATCCTTGCCAACAGTTTTAAACAATCAAAAGGAAAATCTTGCAACTGGTGCTGTAATAGGACCGTTGTTAGAAGATGGATCATATAAAATTTATAAGATCACGAAGATTGGAACTGATACTATCTATAATGCCAAAGCAAGTCACATTCTGATTAAGTGGGACAATACAACTCCTGAAGCAAAGAAAGCGGCAAAGGATAAGGCGCTCAAGATCATGGCGGACATCAGGGGAGGCGCAAGCTTCGCTGAGAAGGCCCGTGAATTCGGAACAGATGGTACTGCATCAAGAGGTGGGGATCTGGGATGGTTTAGTTCCGGTGCAATGGTTAAACCTTTCCAGGATGCAGTATTCGGAGCAACCAAGACTGGTCTGCTGGCCACTCCTACCGAAACGGATTTTGGTTATCACATCATTGATGTGACCGCTACTAAAGACAACACTTTCTATTCTGTAGCAGTGATTGAACGAACTATCACTCCAAGCGATGAGACACTAAATGAAATTCTTCGCAAGGCTGATGCCTTTGCAAGTGACCTATCAGGTGTTGAAGCATTCAAAGCAAAAGCAAAGGCAGGGAATCTGTCAGTATTTGATGCAAATGATATTAATCCAAATGAAAGAAGGGTTAATGATCTGAACGATGCCCGCAGGATTGTAACATGGTTATTCCGTGATGGAAAAATTGGAAAAGTTTCTACTGCCGAAGATCTTACCGATAACTATGTTGTGGCTGTTATGACTGGTGAGACTGAAAAAGGTTTCAAACCATTCGACAAGGTAAAAGAAGAAATCAGACCAGCCGTTGTTCACAGCTTGCAAAACAAGATGATTGTTGAAAAGCTTAAGGGTAAGACAGAATCTTTGGATGATCTCGCTAAGCAATTTGGAAAAGATGCTACCGTAAATACAATGAACGACCTTAAAATCAATACAACGGCAATGCCGGCTGTAGGATTCGATCCAATTGTAGTGGGTAATATTTTCTTTGTAGAAGCTGGAAAGCGCTCCAATCCAATCAATGGAGAAAATGGAGTTGTTATCGCAGATGTTCAAACAAAAACACTTGCTCCTGAGATCGGAGATTTCAGCATATTCAAGAGTCAATTGTTTCAAAGCAGAAATAGCATGGGTGCTTATCAGATCTCTGAGGCTTTGAAAGAGGCAGCAAAGATCGAGGATAAACGCTACAAGTTCTTTTAGAATTTAAAACTTTAGAGATTTCAGCAAGCTTGAAGTCTTCTTAACCTCTCGTGATTCACTCGCGAGAGGTTTTTTTTCGATCTTTACGGAATGGACTCTCAGACAATAAATTCATTTCGCGAAAAACTGGATCAGTTCTATGCCTGGCCTTCCCTGTATACATTCAAATTTATAGTCCCGGCCGACAAACGGGATGATTTAAGGCTGCTTTTCCCAATGCATACAACAGCCATAGAAAAATCTTCTGAGAAGGGGAAATATGTAAGCCTTACGTATCAGATGATGATGCCTTCCAGTGAAGCGGTAATCGATGTGTATAAGAAGGTTGAAAAGATTGAGGGAATTGTTGCGCTGTGAGTGGTGTACGAAGTAGCGCTTCAACTCAGAACTTCATAGATTTATCTAAATTGTACTATTAAAATCTTTTGATTATGTGGAAACAGAACGACAACAAGCTTAAAAAGATATTTAAGTTCAAGGATTTTACCGAGGCTTTCGGCTTCATGACCAGAGTAGCATTAGTGGCTGAAAAGATGAATCACCACCCTACGTGGACCAATACTTATAATACTGTGAGCTTTGAATTAAGCACTCATGATGCCGGGGATAAAGTAACCTCCAAGGATCATACTCTTGCGGAAGCTATTGATAAGCTGAAATAAGGTGGAGAAAAAGATCTCACTTTACCTTATTCCTACTCCAATCGGCAATCGAGGAGATATCACGTTACGGGCCCTTGAGACTTTGAAAAATGCGGATGTCATTCTTGCAGAAGATACACGCACTTCCGGCATGCTTTTGAAGCACTTTGAGATCAGCAAACCACTTCAAAGCTTTCACATTTTCAATGAGCATAAAGTTGTCGAGAAGCTGGTATCACGAATGAAGCAAGGTGAAGTATTTGCCTTGATGAGTGATGCTGGCACTCCCGGAATTTCCGATCCGGGATTCCTGATCGTGCGCGAATGCCTTGCAGCAGGAGTTGGAGTTGAATGCCTTCCAGGAGCAACTGCTTTGATACCCGCTCTTGTTAATTCAGGATTCCCCACAGATCGTTTTGTCTTTGAAGGATTTCTTCCACATAAAAAAGGGAAACAGACGTTATTAAAAAAACTCGCCGAAGAAGACAGAACGATTATCGTTTACGAATCGCCTCATCGATTGATTAAAACGCTGGAGCAGATGAAAGAATTTTTCGGAAGTGATAGAAGGGTTTCGGTATCACGCGAGTTGACAAAACTTCATGAAGAAAATTTTACCGGACCCCTTGATGATGTTCTGGCTCATTTCAGTCAGAAAGAAATCAAAGGAGAGATCGTAATTGTCATTGATGGCAAAAGAGAGTAAATATTCCCCAGTTCTTCTTTTTGTTATTTCCGTCGCATTGCTGATGGAAGGTTCCATTTGGCCACTATTCCCAATCGGTATTTTTTTTGGATTTGCTCCCCTGTTTGCACTTACAGATCGCGTCAACAACACAGAAAATGTTTGGGAAAGAATGGAGTGGGTACTTATAGCTTTGGCCATTTATTTCTTCCTGGCTTTTGGATTTGATCTTTCCCTAATTGTTCATTCGATGGTGTATGCGATTGTATTTACAATTCCGTTCATAGGCTACGTTTGGGTACGTCAAACACTTGGAGACAGGGTTGGCAAAATTATAATTATTCTTTTCTGGCTTGCATTAGAGTATGGTATTTATAAGATATTTCCTGATAGAAGTCAGTTTCTAACAGATATTCTCAGCCGCTATACTGACTGGATGCAGTGGAATATATACACTGGATTTATGGGGGGTAGTTTATGGATACTAATGGTCAACTTAATAGCGTATTATCTTTTCTTCTCCGAACAACCCTTTAAGTGGTATTGGATTGTGTTGGCGATTGTTTTTCTTGCAGGGCCAATAGCATATTCTTTTATTCTTGATTATCATCCTATTGTCAGGAGTGATATGTTTACTACCTCAAAAGATGTTACGTATCTTGCGAATGGAGAGGTAACAGGGCGCACGGCAGCGTGGATTTCAGTTTTAATTCTTCTTTACGCGTTTGTTAAAAGTCAAACGAAACAGCGATGATCAATCTTTCAACAATCGAAAAAAATGTAATAGAAGCCTGCAGCGAAGTAGGCGATTTCATAGCCCGCGAAGGAGCACTGTTCGACCGTTCAAGGATCGAACAGAAAGAAGGTTTCAACAATCTCGTTTCATACGTTGATAAAGAATCAGAAAAAAAACTCGTCGCAGCATTATCTAAAATTCTGCCGGGTTCTGGTTTTATTGGAGAAGAGGGGACTAACATTGAAGGCACAAGTGGATACCGTTGGATCATAGATCCACTGGATGGCACTACCAATTTTACCCATGCATTGCCACTATTTGCTATCAGCATTGGCCTTGCTCTTAAAGACAAAATGGTTCTGGGAATCGTATATGAGGTAAATAAAAAAGAGATGTTCCATACCATCGAG includes these proteins:
- a CDS encoding tetratricopeptide repeat protein; this translates as MKLKLITMALVAMCFAAAHTTAVAQCKEFIWPENRAKADESVALWSDAIKQGHYRSATPGIQWMLANAPKWNTKLYIDGADIYDKLTEKETDPTKKKVLLDSLMMIYDMRIQNCGDEVNVTNRKVYASYKYNFKSKENLPALLAAYDKVFEMSGNKVTDGNLVAYMTVVKNNQTLFKNLTDEQILARYDKIIAVTDAKIAAATKPEDVTKLKGFKDAVDGILTGLVKVDCDFVKKNLAPKFKQNPDDLGLAKKIFNFMLQGKCTDDPLWLESLEAIDRLNTEKDFGLKKTLAGRYLAAGDLAKAAAKYKEALEIANNNKDKSEATMYLGMIESKNGNYASARETYRQAASLDASNKEAYEKIGDLYYNSFDNCSKKQSQAEDRLIYIAAYDMYQRAGNSQLMSRAKAQFPSKEDIFLLNWLVGSNQQVKCWINETVSLRTRD
- a CDS encoding DUF493 family protein, which translates into the protein MDSQTINSFREKLDQFYAWPSLYTFKFIVPADKRDDLRLLFPMHTTAIEKSSEKGKYVSLTYQMMMPSSEAVIDVYKKVEKIEGIVAL
- the lptC gene encoding LPS export ABC transporter periplasmic protein LptC, with protein sequence MILSGCRQKETPLPVEYTGPLSEMGDVDLMYSEKDHIRVKMKAKKILEYKNGDQEFPEGLYLEFYNEMGVLTSTLKANHAFFFKDQDLWRGREKVEVINLEKKQQLNTEELFWKRDTQKIYTEKFVTIKLENEIIYGTGLDAAQDLSTYTIRKIVNSEFNIQD
- a CDS encoding type III pantothenate kinase, with the translated sequence MNIAIDIGNTSIKAGVFDQSFLLKKHTVTGLSELYSLLNEIQPENLIVSSVRNNGEEVLADHSINGAKLILNSKLSLPILNHYDTPETLGVDRIAAACGANMMFPKQNVLVIDAGTCINYEFINNKGEYKGGAISPGVQMRFEAMHHFTAKLPNATPTQNFPLTGSNTLTSLQSGVMNGVLEEIKGTIARYQSEYHDLRVILCGGDAHFFENHLNPTIFVAPDLVLMGLNSILLYNVTS
- a CDS encoding HlyC/CorC family transporter, giving the protein MESLYPWIITSLVFSFFFSGIEIAFLSANRLQIELQGKQGVWSGKIMSYFMQNPSRFIGTTLIGNTLALVVFGNNMALLFAPVLTETLPESFSNEPSILLIQTVLSTLLILFTAEFLPKSLFMINPNLVLYALALPFVITYVILAPFTFTIVNLSKLVIKYILRLEYSEATPLFGLTDLNNYLRNMQKVSHEDEEIELDKKILHNAMEFKKVKVRECMVPRTEIMAIDLEDGIEKLRTAFVESGHSKIVIYRDSIDDVIGYCHSAALFKNPSTLQEILTPISIVTETTMANDMMVQLIKERRSLAIVVDEFGGTAGLVSMEDVIEEIFGDIEDEHDADDLIEQTLDESTYLFSARLEVDYLNEKYLWQLPIGDYETLGGLILSYTEDFPQKGEILHVGPFIFTIQSTKGNGIDTVKVKVEKEVIEE
- the rsmI gene encoding 16S rRNA (cytidine(1402)-2'-O)-methyltransferase, which encodes MSLYLIPTPIGNRGDITLRALETLKNADVILAEDTRTSGMLLKHFEISKPLQSFHIFNEHKVVEKLVSRMKQGEVFALMSDAGTPGISDPGFLIVRECLAAGVGVECLPGATALIPALVNSGFPTDRFVFEGFLPHKKGKQTLLKKLAEEDRTIIVYESPHRLIKTLEQMKEFFGSDRRVSVSRELTKLHEENFTGPLDDVLAHFSQKEIKGEIVIVIDGKRE
- a CDS encoding pterin-4-alpha-carbinolamine dehydratase gives rise to the protein MWKQNDNKLKKIFKFKDFTEAFGFMTRVALVAEKMNHHPTWTNTYNTVSFELSTHDAGDKVTSKDHTLAEAIDKLK